The Carassius auratus strain Wakin chromosome 7, ASM336829v1, whole genome shotgun sequence genome contains the following window.
CCAGAGAAAGCCAAACCCAGTATCCTGCATACTCTGACACAGGTAAGACCAATACTCATCATGGACCAGGTTTGGTTTTAAATGCAGGCACAGACAAGAGCTTGTAAATGAACAAACAGAGATGAGAACACAGGCTGGGGTATGCAACGAGCGAAATGTTCTGACTCACCTGAGTGGAAGGATGGAAGTGGCACTTACATAACACAGGTTAGCTCACTGAGGCAGAAACAATGATACTGtactaaaaattattatttttgcatgtatCTTTACTGGATGACTGTGTCATCATGCCTGCTCATAATATAACATTATGGTGTAAATGTACTGAAAATTATGTTCTATTCTATGATTACATAGTACATACATTGTAAATCAAATTTAATGGCTGCTGTATTTGTGAATATGTCACCTTATGTCATATTACTGATGCTTGGTGTAGTAGGAGCAGAAAAACCAAAACAATCTCATGTCAATTTGTATTTCATAATTTAATGAACCGTTGGTTAATTTGTATGATCTCATTTATGCCTTTTCATGTGATTTGCTCACTCCCCATATGACAGTTATGTTAGGGGTGGGCATTCATGCTTAcctattttcataaaaaaatattttttattaatatcagtgCTGCAAATCAAAAGAGAATGATCAAAATCAACCATCTGTGTTCTCAAATCAGATCAGCTCTCTCACAGAACTCTTGATGGTTTCAAAGAACATTGAGTTCATCCAGTAACAGGCAAGTTAGGAACGGTGAGGGACAAGTGTTCTATTATTAGAATCTTCTCCAGAGTGCTTTTATAATAGgtaattaatttagaaatgattcgtctgtgtgtgtttttgtgtatgtgcaCACACTCGTGTACATACTCACACGCTGGTGTTGTTGGGTATCTCCTGAGCTTTCCCTGAAACAGTCTAGAGTCACgactcacacacacaattgttCTTCTCTCATGACTTCTGTCATGTCTTTCTATTGACTTGTATTGTTTATCTCGAGCTAATGATATTTCCCATCCACTGGTTGTAAATGTAAACCTTactgaaacatttttacaattgaacattttatgttttttttttttttttatgtttattaagatgtttttctCATAGGGACCACAATGTAGATTATTTCAGATTTTACTGTCCTTTTGGGGACACTTTGGTTGTCATGATGTTTGCAAAAACCgacccatccacacacacacacttcctttcatagcctttatatattaatatcttTGTATATTTATGCAGTCAGTAATAATTCCTTGCAGATTGCTGAATGAAGACCAATAGGGATATCAAAAATAGATGTCACACAAACAAGGCATCAAAATTTATCAACAGCAAAATGTCTTTATTAACTTAGGGGCTTTCTTATGACTGTGTGTTTCATTGAGGTATTGAAGTCTAGAGCCTGAAAAAAACAGGAAAGCATGAATGAAAAAATCAATACCAGAGCACTCCATTTCCCTCAGGTGGGCTGTTATCATGCTGAAATAGAGTGCACAGAGGAAGGAGCGAGAGAGGATATTCTTATACACCTCTCATCTTCCTACATCTCccactttattaataataaatactggtGCAGTGAGACAGTGCCCGCCTGCTTTAAAATCCAATATGAGATTGACCTAAcgctaaatatatactgtatactgataCACATGCACAGACAATCACATTATTCTTCAGTGTGGTGTTTTTTACACACAATCAGCAAATTAACAGTTAATTAATCAGTCAATTAATCAGTTTTCGCTAATGTCTGCCTCAGCTTACATTTTAATTGGGCATATCAAAAGAGGCTGAAATATCTCAGAGGGAAGTCTATCCTATCACCCTTGCAGTGTTTTTTCAGCATCAAAACGATATATGTatattgacattttaaataattgaactgttaatgttttatgcattcatttgattactAGTTTTATTTATGGTAtttgtattacattataaaacattaaaaacataaaaaagagcaCTATTATTGTTAAAAGGTTAATAAATGATTACATTATCattaaaaggtttatttatttaattcggTAGTCAcactttttgattattaaaacagaacaaacagAATTTGAAGGGGGAATAGTTGATTTCACAAGGGATGGATTATTGTCCCTGTATTTCTCATCACTTTTAAATGCCCGTTTCATGTCAAGGTGGTTAAAAATAATGCAGAGTACAGAATATGTCTGTGTAATATAAGGTTTGAATATGGAAATGATTCATTCACGCTGAgccaatattactttttttttatcattgggCTGATAGTCTAATTTTATTGCATATATTCTTTGCTGTATTGGTACTGTAAAGATAATACCTGGCATGATCAATGTTTTCTAGATATTCCatcataattaaaaacaaattctcaGCAGGGTGAAAACCTGACGGTTAgagtgaaataattttttttttacctgtctatTCTCATAaccaatcatgtttttttttctctttcttttttatgtacATGTTTTAGTTCAGTGTGCAGAAATGCACAGAACCCATCCAGCCTCAAGCATCTTTGAAGTTTCCTCAAATCTACCGCCCCAAACCTTCTGTCACTTCTCAAGAGGTAGTAAACTACAAAGAACATGGAGCTGCCAACGACACGTCTGCTGCTGAGCTCGACACCTGTAACCAGGCAACCGAACGTGAGGAGGTCTTCTCCCTCCCGCGGCAAGGTAAGGAAATGACAGCTAAAATCTAATTGAACTTAATGGGGGAGGCTGTATGTGTgcgggtgtgtttgtgtgacgaCGAGGTTTTCTGTGCAATCCAGACTTCCAATGCATTCCAGCCAAGAAGAGAGAGACCAGCTAATTTCAGCCAGTCTGAATTCAGGAAAATCCAAGTTGACTATTTATGGGGCTGACAAATTCATCTCACCCCTTAAGGCATTAGATGCAAACTGGAATTTCAGCCATTAAATACCATTAACATGTTAGATACTAGTGTCATTTGCTGCTGCTGTTAAAATCTGTGCAGATATGCCACAGAGACAGTTGATAGCCTCTCGCATTAAAGTAATAAAACCTGCTACTATAATCATGACTGTTCATTGACATGCATTGATCTGACTCACAGTTTATATCACATCATGTGAAGGTTAAGCtacatacaatataataattcatGATCAAGACCTTCCTTTCTGAGCGAGACTTGCCGTTTATCCGCCCACTATCAGATGCAGAAAAAGAAAGATAATAAGTGCtaacttttttgaaaaatgtaaaagcaTGTGTACTGTTTTTCTCAATGCTGTGCTGCGTTGGCAGACCAACAGCGTGATATCACGTATGATTGCTTGCATAGGATCATTTTAGGTGCATTGTTGTTGCTTACATTGTGTATTTATGATGCTGTTTGTCTTCAAGCAGCACTCACGAATGAATCCTAACTTAATCAATGTTATTGACTGATTCAGTTATATCACTGGTTCCATGACTCACTTTAAAAAGatacttgtcgccacctactggctcATCAATGTAAGCTGCAGAAAAAGTCACTTAACAATCCTCACCACTAATGCATACAAACAGTGAAAAGTCCCAGGAGAACCAGGAGTAACTATAGTCTGTATTGCTGGATTAAAGAATCCAAAGGATTTTAATAAGAAACTGTGCACCTAAAATAGTCTTTATTTACCCAGAGTTGAATCTCACTTATATTCATTTTCTTCATATTAGTTTCCACAGATGAAACTCCATGTACATCTGAGCAAACTGGTGCCATGACGACAAGTAGCTCCATCCTATATCCCAAACTGCACTTCTCCATCAGCCTGCACAAAGAAAATGGAGAGCTACACATCAGCATTGTAGAAGGTATTTAACATTCATCTACATGTTTCTAGAAATATATTGGGGCACCTGTGAATTACAGATGAAACTCAGACTACATTGTGCAGCATGCCTTTGAAGATAATTTACCAACTAGTGTTTCAAAGGATACATACAATAAGTGTCAATATCCTGGATCCCTGTGGAAATGCTGTCAAGTTGTAACAAGACTAATTTATCAGCACTTCACTCTTCATCATCTTTTTAACTTCAGAAATGTGattacacacataaacacaaaaatacacaaaagtcAGAAAGCATTTCCACAGGAATCACTGTACCAAcaggatcattttcaaaataaataaacaaaaatacacagtTGTTTGAAATAAGAAAAATCTTTGAGTTAAATGTAGAGCTACgtttaagctgaagtactaaaatcacaaaaaaactaaacttaacttaacaaaacttgaaattaaataaattagtgcTGAATATATTGAatgtaaatattgaaaaaaactttaaaataaaaaaataaataaaacctaacccaaaataatattaatacatactataacattatataaataatactaaaataatactaatttaaGTTATTTACAGATATTTTGGCTGCTACTACCAaatcattgattcagtgaatTTAGTAAAAATTGACAACCGAGTTAGATTGTTtctcaaaataataattcacactgAACTGGATCAACAGATTTATTCAAATGAACAAACAAGCTCGCACAAAATCATGCCTCAAGAAGTTTGTGTCAATTAAAGACCATATGTGTTTTAAATTCAGCTTAATGTATGCAGCTCAAGCAAACTGATATCCTTTAGATGCTGAGTCTTAAGCTTAAAAAAATGTCTGGAGTCTGTGCTCACTGCAAATCAGGGCAAAATATCAATGCAAAGGCAGTAACAAACACATCAGATGCAGATACAAGCAATTCTGCACTCATCCCCTAGCTATGCTCTAGGAGCATTTTTTCAAGGTCACATAACATGAGCAGATATCTGTAAAAAGCAGGCTTTGGTGTTGTTCTTGTAATCATTTATGGCTCAGCCaggtgtgttgtgtttgtgggataGAGGTGTCACTGTACAGTGGTTTTGCTCTGCTTTCAAGGCTGGAACAGAGAGAGGTTTTGATATTCAAACTCTCTGTGATTAAACCAATGTTTGAGAGAAATAAAAGCCTCTTTCAGGCAGCTTAAAGCCTCTTAATCACAGAATTACCATTTCAATAGTAGCAGCCGTGATTGATACGCATCATTATTGGTAATGAGCGTAAATCTGCTTTAAACTCAAAACCTCTATTCCACTCATCCAAACAGGAAAATGGGGAGAGGATCAGTCATGCCAGCTGAGATGTAGAAATGAATGAAAGTGAGGAGTCATAAAAAAGAGAGCAAGTGAGCTTTCGGTGGCTTGGAGCAGCTTCATGTGGCCCAGTTTGTCATCCTGCTCCTTGTTATAATATGACTCATATTCTCTTCTTTCCACAGCTGAGAATATATCAGTGGAGGCCGGATGTGAGGGATATATATCAGGGTGTGTGAGCATCTCTGAAGAGCAGAAGCATGCTCACACAGCCGTCCACAAGCTGGCAGCGCATGTGCAGTGGGGAGAGGAGCTGGTGTTCGCTCTCCCCATGGAGGGCACAGAAGACACAGACAGTCTAGATGGAGAGGTGGCTCTCTCACTTCACTGCTGTGATCGATTCTCCCATAATTCCACTCTGGGCACGATGCGCTTTAAGCTGGCTGATATAAGCATGATGTTGGACGCTGATTGCTGGGTTGATTTACAGCCACCCAAACAGGTGAGGAATCATTGCTTAATATGTCCATGACTGCAACATTCAGCACTGTTCATTTCAGCTGAGTGATACAGTTAATCTCAACTTTGTCAGCTGGTcgtaatcacaaaataaacttcATCAGTGTGATATTTGATATCATAATTCCTTTTGGGGTTTACTGTGTGCTAATAATACATACATGGATGTAAAATACTGATTAGAGcgaaaaaatattttcttgttaaatataatttacattctcAAAACAAAAACTTCTTCAGAATACAAATATGcaaacattttatgatttattggtatttaatgttttaaaaactgtTGCAAAATAGAGAGACACAACTTGCCATCACACATAAACAATTACACAAATATACACCCACTGAGTGccatttgaccaatcagaatatACTGCTCCAGTAAGCTATGTAATAAATTGGAATTTAACTTAGTGGATGATAAAACCGCATTGGTGTGGACAATGCCTACAGTATGTATGTACTTGTAGATGCAGTGAAATATATCAATGGACTGTTGAAAGGAAATTTGTACAGTTTGTACTATATTCATTTGACTTTAAACAGTGTTCAGCCTGACTGAGACCCCATGAGCATGCATGACCTTTAAACATGTATTTCTAGGTTAGAGAGGTGGAAAAGTCAGTCAATGAATCATGCTGGTGTTTTGTGTTGGATTGTTACTGATGCACCCACGCACACATGttggtttttatgttttatggggACTCTACAGGCGTAATGGTTtccatactgtacaaactgtgtaatttgtacatttggtgcaattttacattttatgtacgtataatgatttataaagatattcataatgtgttttaatgcattatatcttttcataaataagtataaccaaagttaaaatgtattataatatttgaaggtttgtttgtcatgtgttttaatgcattttattttctaaaaatgtattttaactgtGATTACAATTATCCATGagatcataaaatgcattataaggtgcattacaaggcattaATCATGCATTGAAACTACTTGGAAAATGTATTGTAGAGtgttaacaaactttttttttttttaaagctattttaaTCATGATGACTCCAATGTTTTGTaacaatattacataatataaaaatacaatataaaaaagatacaatattacaatattagtACGGCAGTAATattcttcttattttattatGACTTTATTATGGGATGCTGAGAGTGTGATTATGTGTATCTCAGTCTCCACAAGTGCAAAGTGCACATATTGACAGTTTAGAAATAGCTCAGACATTTCTTTTGGACATCCATATTTGTGAGGGTCATAAAAGGTGGAAGAAGAATTGATCTgagactttattttaagatattgtGCTGCCTCTACACCTTGTTAGCTTTGAATCAACCTCCTGGGTCCCaaaccctacacacacacacacacacacacacacatgcagtccACCCCCACTGCTGTGTGATCTGTTGACGATTTCATAGTCCTAGAGCAAAAGATCTTTATCTGCGTCATCACACCTCCCAGAGGAGATCCGGttctaacagacacacacacagacatgccaaGAATTACTAACTACCACTGGACtgcagagagcaagagagagaaagagacagagagagagagagagagagagagggagggagggagggaggaagtaATGCCTGAGCGGGCCTGGAAgtgtttggtttgtgtgtgtgtgtattttgcatgtactgtatgtaacgTTCCAGGCCTGTGATGAAAAGGATGACGCAGGTTGAACTGGGTTGTATAagcactattaaaaatatattatttgctcATTTGTTCACATACTCTTTATTCTTTTGAGTGCCCTTATTTACCATATGATTCATGTTTGATTATTCAGGATAGGGCTTTGGCTTATGAAGACCTTGGACTCTTTTATTTTCTACCTTCTAATTCCATTCTTGCAGCTAAATATCATTGATGAATGAGGAAATGATACAGAAACTTATGTACTGTCGTATATGGGCAGATGTCTGCATGCACTGAATGTGATTTCAATTCATGTCCAGACTTTATCAGTTTGAATATTACTGTGCTAATTTGACTAAATTACAAGAATGTTAATCAAAATAATGATTGCATTACCCTaaagctttcagtattgttcatttgaataatatttatcaATGTTTGACACCGTGTTCATCGTCACTGCACTGGAGAATCAAATGCAACAAATCAAGTCTAGTCTCAGCTAATTCAAAAGCACCAGATTATATTTCCGCACATTTGTGACAGAAAATGCCATGTTCTGCTCATGCAGCTGATTCTGGGGCAAAGTGAAGGCAGAGGCAGATTATTATAAGGTCATAATGCTAATGAAATCCCATCATTCAGAGTGTTTAATGTGAGgactgtgctgacaaaatgacaattttaaatCAGCAACTTTTACCCTGAGGAAGGAGCTAGCCACATTCAGTCTGCCTCACAAATTACcatttacaaattaacatttgcATGAAATGATTATTTATGCAGTCAAAAGCCAAATTCATTAACCCTGCAGAAAGATCTTTATGAATATGCAAAATCTAAAAGCTATATTTATGTGAACAGAgagttaaaaagtaaaatatcatgagccaatatatatatatatatatatatatatatatatatatatatatatatatatatatatatatatatatatatatatatatatatatatataaattatttattattattattatttatttatttatttattatttattattttttattttattttttttcaggtcaatgcttttattgaaaaaaagtattaaccaaaggtttctttgtctttttctgCAGGAAGTGGCATCATCAGCTGGAGAACTACTATTGTCACTCAGTTATCTGCCAGCAGCCAATAGACTTGGGGTGGTGGTAATGAAGGCTAGAGGACTTCATTCAGACAAACTGAAAGACAACATAGGTATTTACTACCAACATATGACCATATCAATACTTAAATTAATGTgtgaacattaaaaataatccaaaatcaactattatattattatctgtATTATCTGTATCCTAAGATGTaaagtgaaataatatttcacaatactctAAATGCAGCCTAtgtaataacttaaaaaaaaaacattcaaatgtcattcaaaaacactggttctaaataaataaatatgtatgttttcCTATAGATTTATCGGTAAAGCTGACCTTGAAACACCAAAATGCCAAGCTGAAGAAGAAGCAGACGCGGCGAGTGAAGCACAAGATGAATCCGGTCTGGAATGAGATGATGATGTTGGAGCTGCCCAGTGAGCTTTTGGCTAAATCCAGCGTGGAGTTGGAGGTACTGAACCTGGCCAGTCCCGGGACCCTGCTCCCTCTGGGCCGCTGCATGCTGGGGCTCCACACCTCCGGCACCGGCCTGCAGCACTGGAAACAGATGCTAGATAATCCACGCAAGCAAATTGCAATGTGGCATCCACTTTACACTTAAGAATACAGGTTCTACAAATCATCACCTACATGCAATGATTGGCTTAACATGGTTGGTTGGAGTTTTATGATAGTACTCTATTCCTGTGTAAAAATATGTAGTACTCCAATATGATAAATAATTAACTAGATATAATGAGTGAATGCAGTTGTTATTGTTACGTATCATGAAACTTTTCTCTGAAGGTAGAAGCTGTGGGAGACAGTCACATACAGTACTAATATTGTTACACAGTAGTTTAGAGTATTTTAATGTACACAGTGCTGCATTTACCTTTGGTGTTGTTGTTAATGTGTCTTCAAATTACTCAATGCTATTTAACACTGGTCCAACTTGGAGCCAACCTCATCTCCTAAGACTTGTCAGATATAAAATATGACTGAACAGCCCACCCAGTCAATATCATAGTGACTGATGGGAGAGAGAGGCAAACGGCTCTGATCTGACACACTGTAGAGTGTAAAGCCTGACTGGATCAGATCAGGACAAATGTTAAACTATTGTATCTAACCAGGTTTGGCAGAACAGATGTTCCTCATAATATTAGGGTAAAACAACCTTTGTCAGATGTAGCCCTTATATGATCTGCAGGCAGagtttttctgtcagttttatgtGGTTGGGAACAgttacagagtaaaaaaaaaaaaaaaaacatttaaatataaataatacatttttaagtttaatagCAAGTAGTTTTGGTTTTCCTGTTTTAAAGGCTTATGGATCCTCTTAGTAACCAGTAACACACTAAATAAATATACAGGGTCTCAATAGGGCAGCTTTACGCTTTTCAAGATGCatgtatacagaaaaaaaaatgtaaatctaccactgtcttctaattaaaaaaaaatgtatataaatatatataaacagcagAATATGTATACTATGTGTATTAGCAGGATGATAGATCACAACATGAAGCTCCATGAagtttatcatttatcattattattcactTGAATTAAATGCTTTCTACCATTATTATACTTAAGGACATTTTGAACTCCTAACAGGAATGAAAATTACTCAGTTTGGGGACCTTTGAAAATCTgttcttttattgtattttatttgtatttttaagcaTAATTATAATAAAGGTAATTGCAAATGTTGCAATTCAGGTTTTTTTCTCATAACTTTGGGAAATCAAAAtctaaattgtgaataaaaagtacagatacagaattgcgagatataatcTAACAAATCTTAGAAAACGATTGCGAGACATTAACTTTGAATTCAGATTATTTCTTGTTATTCcaaatttttatctcacaattctttatatctcacagttctccCTCTCTGATAAAAACTTGCAATTATAAGTTAACATTTTGCACTTCTGatcttttttttgtgcaattgttataaactcagaattgtgataaagtcacaattaccatttttattcctttattcTGTGGCAAAAATGAGCTTCCATATATCTCACTTATCAAACTACAGATCTATAGCTCAGTattgtaaaatgttgaaattttgattcattaaagatATTGGTCCCTTAATGGTAACCTTAACGTATGAACTTTAACCCAAGTTAGCATATGCTTACTTCTTTCCAATTCCAATTCAAATTGCCAAATGCCACTAAAATCAAATACAGTGTATTGTGCATCTATCTGGAAAGGATATTTTGTGCTATAACCAACACTGTGTCATTCAGCCAAATGCTAAAACCAATCAATCTGCTGcaggcaaatattaaaataagtccCACACGATATAGATTCATTGTGTGTATTTTAGTCTTAATCTGTTTTGTATGATCTGATTACAATACAATCTCTAACTATCATAAATTATTCTTCAGACTTCCATTATTTAAACTTCTTAATATCATCAAATTAAAAGCAAtgttttaatgattaataatCCAGTTAATCATTAGATCATTAAAAGATGTTTATGTGTAATTATTTTGATAAATTCAgctgtaaatatatttgtagaGATTCTTTGGGTAGCAGTTAGAAGCAGTGAAATCCCCCTTCTTGTGGGTAAATCCATTAGATAACAATCTTGTTTTGCCCTTCAGTCACGTTTGAAGATTTACGGTTGTAATGGTTATTGAATTACCATATTTTCTGTGCCTGAGACTTTTCCAGTGAGGGATGACCAGTGGAATGTTAATCACTGCAATATGATCCATCTATAGCCTATGACTTTGCACAACACTCACGATTTCATACGGACAGCAATGTATTTTTAACCCACAGATAAATAGCCGTGTGTTGGTGTGAAATAAATATTCCTTTCTCAATTGTGTCATTTCTCACGTGTGTTTGTTTGATGTCAGAGATTTGACAAATCTATTTATAGAATTGGTCAGACTTGATCGATGACACACAGATGAGCAATGACAGGAAGTGCCAGATATCCAGACCAACAGCACCTCCCACAATCGGCGACAAATGAACACACACTGAGAGAAATatatcagagaaagagagagagtgagaatggAGAACAAAATGGATCACAGCATATTAAAGTCATCTTTCTTTTACCTTGTATTTCTCCCTCTCATCTTCAAAATAAATAGTGTGTTGTATAACAGGTGACATGTTAATGTGCTCGTGTGGTTTTTGGTGCAGGGCATGACAGGGCACGGTATGTCTCATTATAGTTTGTATAATGGACGAGTCCAGTGTCTGTCTGCTCAGCAGCCTTGAAAATGGCACACAGGATACCAGCAGTAACTGTAATGCATCACTGATGAGCTTCTTACATAATCCCGctgataaggaaaaaaaaaaacactcccacTTGCTAGATATTGCCCTGCCAGAGCTAAAAATGATTTTGCTGGCTCGCTCTTTCCGGAGgagctgtgtttgtttgtgtgtttgtgtgaatgaattAGAAAAACTACACGTCACATGACAAATGTCTTTTGTCTGTTTCTGTCCTTATTTCAGGAGGACTGAGTGGAAAATTATAGCTGCCCACTGATAACAGGCTTAATGGTCAAGTGGAAAGAAAGGATTTTTCACCACTCTTCCTAAttatacacacatatttaaatgtaCCGAGAGAGAGAGCTCATTAAAGCTCTCATTATGGTGTTCTGTGTGAAAAGCACAAAATTACACCTCATTACTTTCTTTGGCCAGCACGGACAGCATTAAAAACACTGTCCTCATTCACTGAACACAACACTGCTTTGAAGAAACCCATCTCAAATCCCCCGTCACACTGGGAGGAGTTCTTCCCAAAGAAATATAGATAGAGGCAAACGCTGCCCCAGAAAATCTTTCTTTCTGATGCTGAGTGAAATTTAGCTCTCAGACAAAAGGAGAGAAAAGTCTCCCGCATTGAGCAACCTGTACTGCTCTGTATAATCTCTTCTGTGTTTCTCCGCTCTGCGTGGTCTGTTTAATATTGCTGAATTACTGTGGTTTcagaaacagagggagaggaGCAGAACATCTagaacacacacacttaactcACTACCATGTGCAGTGAGATTTAATGAAAATCTGGAATTCAAAATCTGATTTAAACCTtgaattaataagaaatgtttgaacaaaattgtaatgaaatgttttctgtatCTGTGTGTTCCTCAAAGACTCTCCATGCCGTCTATTGGTGGTGGGGATTTTTTTCAGTGTGCCAAAAGAATGGTATGTTGAACTGGAGTTATTAATAGTCAATGTCTAACCTGAGGAAAAATTTTCCATTTGATTGATTTAGACCTAGtgatatattacatttttgacaggaatgaaaatgagaCTGTGAGGGATAGAGATACAGTGCATCCAATGGATTGTACTGCTgaccaaacatacacacacacacacacacacacacagtatatattacaCAGTGGAGTTCAAAATTAGAGAAAAATCTatgaatattagatttttttgttaatcTTCATTGCTCAAAATTTGAAGGTATAAGCTGTAGGTATATCACTGTTCACGTGGGAACGTGTTTGACAAAAAAATCAAGGCATTTCAACAAAAACCTCGTTTTTGTGGAAGACAGTGATCAGAATTAGAGAACATTAACGACTGTAGCACAAAAGATGATTACAACTAATATTTTTGAGGGTTACAGAAATGAGTAGGACGTAAAGAGGCCCTTGACATCTGCGGCCCGAAGACAGCACTAGTTTCTCACAGACCGCTGGGGGATCCACTCTCCTTCCACTCTCTTCCATAGCTAGTTTTCCCAGTTGGGCAcctaaaaaagaatgaatgaagaaTGTTTCCCT
Protein-coding sequences here:
- the syt13 gene encoding synaptotagmin-13 is translated as MLVSATALLGATLGTVSGVLTLCGLSLLCKSCKKGKLERGDETDPEKAKPSILHTLTQFSVQKCTEPIQPQASLKFPQIYRPKPSVTSQEVVNYKEHGAANDTSAAELDTCNQATEREEVFSLPRQVSTDETPCTSEQTGAMTTSSSILYPKLHFSISLHKENGELHISIVEAENISVEAGCEGYISGCVSISEEQKHAHTAVHKLAAHVQWGEELVFALPMEGTEDTDSLDGEVALSLHCCDRFSHNSTLGTMRFKLADISMMLDADCWVDLQPPKQEVASSAGELLLSLSYLPAANRLGVVVMKARGLHSDKLKDNIDLSVKLTLKHQNAKLKKKQTRRVKHKMNPVWNEMMMLELPSELLAKSSVELEVLNLASPGTLLPLGRCMLGLHTSGTGLQHWKQMLDNPRKQIAMWHPLYT